One Campylobacter sp. RM16192 genomic region harbors:
- a CDS encoding ankyrin repeat domain-containing protein, with protein MFRLRYILISITISIIALLSIFYLSDIKFSSKKSNFTITQDTKIDPNSKLAKFVTQEEIDDFAFRYWDIDDEIQYTNKHQTENETFKKLRLLLKAKDTKGVLNFIKDNNLSVDVNMTYNLTPLMYSSFYDDDITAKELINLGANIRATDRYKLSPLAYAIENNSTKTAKLLLDSGVKFEEVKAIQRYISPPFYNLIDKLIINGDDIKIIFERNHIRNTRSKDAIHPMDYVVSRNYIELAQMILESGYVPKLSKEPIDGLPGIKDGSNVERSVYHVLDEIPNHESMLELLLKYDVVGQPTKEELKEAYDWCHEQYILSILSAYTIDDNLTYYLRYENLTRSVHQEYCYDANSTFNETKVFFEWTNKYTRANRIEDVLFSSKKDKIIFKDNQTEYVIKPYKKLTSDEIKKIVEEAHKR; from the coding sequence TTGTTTCGCTTGCGATACATCCTAATCTCCATTACAATATCCATCATAGCTCTTTTATCCATCTTTTATCTTTCTGATATTAAATTTAGTTCAAAGAAGTCAAATTTCACCATAACCCAAGATACCAAGATAGATCCGAATTCCAAGCTAGCTAAATTTGTAACACAAGAAGAGATAGATGATTTTGCATTTAGATATTGGGATATAGATGATGAGATACAATACACTAATAAACACCAAACGGAAAACGAGACATTTAAAAAACTAAGACTTCTTTTAAAAGCAAAAGATACAAAGGGTGTTTTAAACTTTATCAAGGATAATAATTTAAGCGTTGACGTAAACATGACATACAATCTTACTCCTTTGATGTATAGCTCATTTTATGACGATGATATAACTGCCAAAGAGCTTATAAACTTAGGAGCTAATATAAGAGCAACGGATAGATATAAGCTAAGTCCTTTAGCTTATGCTATTGAAAACAACTCAACTAAGACAGCTAAACTGCTTTTAGATAGCGGGGTTAAATTTGAAGAGGTTAAGGCTATACAAAGATATATCTCTCCGCCATTTTATAATTTAATAGATAAACTGATAATAAACGGAGATGATATAAAGATTATCTTTGAGAGAAACCATATAAGAAATACTCGCTCAAAAGATGCAATTCACCCTATGGACTACGTTGTTTCTCGTAACTATATCGAACTAGCTCAAATGATACTAGAAAGCGGATATGTCCCAAAACTAAGCAAAGAACCTATCGATGGCTTGCCCGGCATTAAAGACGGCTCTAATGTAGAGCGTTCGGTATATCATGTGCTTGATGAGATTCCAAACCATGAGAGTATGCTTGAGCTTCTTTTAAAATACGATGTAGTAGGACAACCTACTAAAGAGGAGCTTAAAGAGGCTTATGATTGGTGTCATGAGCAATATATACTTAGTATTTTATCTGCATATACTATAGATGATAACTTAACATATTATTTAAGATATGAAAATTTGACAAGAAGTGTCCATCAAGAGTATTGCTATGACGCAAATTCTACTTTTAATGAAACAAAGGTATTCTTTGAATGGACCAATAAATATACAAGAGCCAATAGAATAGAAGATGTTTTATTTTCTTCCAAAAAAGATAAAATCATATTTAAAGATAACCAAACCGAGTACGTAATAAAACCATACAAAAAATTAACATCAGATGAGATAAAAAAGATAGTGGAAGAAGCACATAAGAGGTGA